In one Lolium rigidum isolate FL_2022 chromosome 3, APGP_CSIRO_Lrig_0.1, whole genome shotgun sequence genomic region, the following are encoded:
- the LOC124697260 gene encoding LOB domain-containing protein 30-like encodes MSSGGGTSTLGGCGGGPSGSGGSGGGGLGGGGGGPCGACKFLRRKCVSGCIFAPYFDSEQGAAHFAAVHKVFGASNVSKLLLQIPSHKRLDAVVTICYEAQARLRDPVYGCVAHIFALQQQVVNLQAELTYLQAHLATLELPSPALPVAPQMPMAMPAQFSIADLPSTTAIPTSIDLSALFDPPAQPQWAMQQHHQHQLRQQSYGAPAPRASSSMAEGSAGGGSGDLQSLARELLDRHGRGGIKPELPPPPPPHPR; translated from the exons ATGAGCTCGGGCGGCGGCACCAGCACGCTTGGTGGCTGCGGCGGTGGGCCGAGCGGGAgcggcggcagcggaggaggagggctcggcggcggcggtggcgggccgTGCGGTGCGTGCAAGTTCCTCCGGCGCAAGTGCGTCAGCGGCTGCATCTTCGCGCCCTACTTCGACTCGGAGCAAGGCGCGGCGCACTTCGCGGCCGTGCACAAGGTGTTCGGCGCCAGCAACGTCTCCAAGCTGCTGCTCCAGATCCCCAGCCACAAGCGCCTCGACGCCGTCGTCACCATCTGCTACGAGGCGCAGGCGCGCCTCCGCGACCCAGTCTACGGCTGCGTCGCGCACATCTTCGCCCTCCAGCAGCAG GTGGTGAATCTCCAGGCCGAGCTGACCTACCTGCAGGCTCACCTGGCCACCCTGGAGCTGCCGTCGCCGGCGCTGCCGGTCGCGCCGCAAATGCCGATGGCGATGCCGGCCCAGTTCTCCATCGCGGACCTCCCGTCGACCACCGCCATCCCGACCAGCATCGATCTCTCCGCGCTCTTCGACCCGCCGGCGCAGCCGCAGTGGGCGATGCAGCAGCATCACCAGCACCAGCTCCGTCAGCAGTCATACGGCGCGCCGGCGCCCAGGgcttcctccagcatggcggagGGCTCGGCGGGCGGCGGGAGCGGCGACCTGCAGTCGCTGGCGCGGGAGCTTCTGGACCGCCACGGCCGGGGCGGCATCAAGCCAGagctgccaccgccaccgccgccgcatccAAGATGA